One Brachyhypopomus gauderio isolate BG-103 unplaced genomic scaffold, BGAUD_0.2 sc68, whole genome shotgun sequence DNA window includes the following coding sequences:
- the cep44 gene encoding centrosomal protein of 44 kDa isoform X1, protein MATGDLKGCLRKLQASLRSLKYPSEVDYQRLSKGDPVCCLPIVSYAFTCFSPALAELLVQSGIELTGKNDLSFTESVYKVLRDIFSYKPLLSKQQFLQFGFAERKISLLCDIINLVLDKHNQLTKVTKHVRHTKRILVSRSDSKTSESPTSSNTHRTPAQRLVSRSDSKTSESPTSSNTHRTPAQRLVSRSDSKTSESPTSPDTHRTHVVLNRPLVERHLGSSSPVRTSFSSNAFPQEKLVEEDVEEGGEPSSADSPHLPAHTGCVSECTLQAVESALRECVSRMLQLDARLQAVEKSMAGKVVIERAQWENLESRVLLLETSLALASPQSPVNAGGIVSLPASGEKSHLTEETGDVCSQWPHELLVPTSVRGSSPVLGRSVSGTGGADHTPTALPSASPEETIKERLERIANMMKDTSRLLKTSC, encoded by the exons ATGGCAACAGGTGATTTGAAGGGCTGCCTCAGGAAGCTGCAGGCATCTCTTCGCTCTTTGAAGTACCCAAGCGAAGTTGACTATCAAAG GCTGTCTAAAGGGGACCCGGTGTGCTGCTTGCCCATTGTGAGCTATGCCTTCACCTGCTTCTCACCAGCTCTGGCTGAACTTCTGGTGCAGTCTGGCATTGAGCTCACAGGAAAGAATGACCTGAGCTTCACTGAGTCCGTTTATAAG GTCCTACGTGATATCTTCAGCTACAAACCTCTACTCAGCAAGCAGCAGTTCCTGCAATTTGGGTTTGCGGAGCGAAAGATCAGCCTCCTCTGTGACATCATCAACCTCGTCCTGGACAAGCACAACCAGCTCACCAAAGTCACCAAG CATGTGAGGCATACAAAAAGAATATTGGTGTCCCGCAGTGACTCTAAAACGTCAGAAAGCCCAACTTCATCCAACACACACAGGACTCCTGCACAGAGACTGGTGTCCCGCAGTGACTCTAAAACGTCAGAAAGCCCAACTTCatccaacacacacagaactcctGCACAGAGACTGGTGTCCCGCAGTGACTCTAAAACGTCAGAAAGCCCAACTTCACCCGACACACACAGGACTCAT GTTGTTCTGAACAGGCCCCTGGTGGAGAGGCACTTGGGCAGCAGTTCACCAGTGAGGACCAGCTTTTCTTCAAACGCGTTTCCCCAGGAGAAACTGGTCGAGGAAGATGTGGAGGAAGGTGGAGAGCCTTCATCAGCGGACAGCCCCCACCTTCCTGCTCACACT gggtgtgtgtcggAGTGCACCCTGCAGGCCGTGGAGAGCGCCCTGCGGGAGTGTGTGTCCAGGATGCTCCAGCTGGACGCCAGACTGCAGGCGGTGGAGAAGAGCATGGCTGGGAAGGTCGTCATAGAGCGCGCTCAGTGGGAGAACCTGGAGAGTCGCGTGCTGCTCCTGGAGACCAGTCTGGCGCTGGCCTCTCCACAG AGTCCTGTAAACGCTGGTGGAATCGTAAGCCTGCCAGCCTCTGGAGAGAAGAGCCACCTCACAGAGGAGACCGGCGATGTCTGCTCACAATGGCCACATGAACTCT TAGTCCCGACATCGGTCAGAGGGAGCAGTCCCGTGTTGGGACGGTCGGTGTCGGGGACCGGCGGTGCCGACCACACCCCTACAGCCCTTCCCTCCGCATCTCCAGAG GAGACTATTAAAGAAAGACTGGAACGAATAGCCAATAT GATGAAAGACACATCTCGCCTTTTGAAGACTAGCTGTTAG
- the cep44 gene encoding centrosomal protein of 44 kDa isoform X2 — MATGDLKGCLRKLQASLRSLKYPSEVDYQRLSKGDPVCCLPIVSYAFTCFSPALAELLVQSGIELTGKNDLSFTESVYKVLRDIFSYKPLLSKQQFLQFGFAERKISLLCDIINLVLDKHNQLTKVTKHVRHTKRILVSRSDSKTSESPTSSNTHRTPAQRLVSRSDSKTSESPTSSNTHRTPAQRLVSRSDSKTSESPTSPDTHRTHVVLNRPLVERHLGSSSPVRTSFSSNAFPQEKLVEEDVEEGGEPSSADSPHLPAHTGCVSECTLQAVESALRECVSRMLQLDARLQAVEKSMAGKVVIERAQWENLESRVLLLETSLALASPQSPVNAGGIVSLPASGEKSHLTEETGDVCSQWPHELFPTSVRGSSPVLGRSVSGTGGADHTPTALPSASPEETIKERLERIANMMKDTSRLLKTSC; from the exons ATGGCAACAGGTGATTTGAAGGGCTGCCTCAGGAAGCTGCAGGCATCTCTTCGCTCTTTGAAGTACCCAAGCGAAGTTGACTATCAAAG GCTGTCTAAAGGGGACCCGGTGTGCTGCTTGCCCATTGTGAGCTATGCCTTCACCTGCTTCTCACCAGCTCTGGCTGAACTTCTGGTGCAGTCTGGCATTGAGCTCACAGGAAAGAATGACCTGAGCTTCACTGAGTCCGTTTATAAG GTCCTACGTGATATCTTCAGCTACAAACCTCTACTCAGCAAGCAGCAGTTCCTGCAATTTGGGTTTGCGGAGCGAAAGATCAGCCTCCTCTGTGACATCATCAACCTCGTCCTGGACAAGCACAACCAGCTCACCAAAGTCACCAAG CATGTGAGGCATACAAAAAGAATATTGGTGTCCCGCAGTGACTCTAAAACGTCAGAAAGCCCAACTTCATCCAACACACACAGGACTCCTGCACAGAGACTGGTGTCCCGCAGTGACTCTAAAACGTCAGAAAGCCCAACTTCatccaacacacacagaactcctGCACAGAGACTGGTGTCCCGCAGTGACTCTAAAACGTCAGAAAGCCCAACTTCACCCGACACACACAGGACTCAT GTTGTTCTGAACAGGCCCCTGGTGGAGAGGCACTTGGGCAGCAGTTCACCAGTGAGGACCAGCTTTTCTTCAAACGCGTTTCCCCAGGAGAAACTGGTCGAGGAAGATGTGGAGGAAGGTGGAGAGCCTTCATCAGCGGACAGCCCCCACCTTCCTGCTCACACT gggtgtgtgtcggAGTGCACCCTGCAGGCCGTGGAGAGCGCCCTGCGGGAGTGTGTGTCCAGGATGCTCCAGCTGGACGCCAGACTGCAGGCGGTGGAGAAGAGCATGGCTGGGAAGGTCGTCATAGAGCGCGCTCAGTGGGAGAACCTGGAGAGTCGCGTGCTGCTCCTGGAGACCAGTCTGGCGCTGGCCTCTCCACAG AGTCCTGTAAACGCTGGTGGAATCGTAAGCCTGCCAGCCTCTGGAGAGAAGAGCCACCTCACAGAGGAGACCGGCGATGTCTGCTCACAATGGCCACATGAACTCT TCCCGACATCGGTCAGAGGGAGCAGTCCCGTGTTGGGACGGTCGGTGTCGGGGACCGGCGGTGCCGACCACACCCCTACAGCCCTTCCCTCCGCATCTCCAGAG GAGACTATTAAAGAAAGACTGGAACGAATAGCCAATAT GATGAAAGACACATCTCGCCTTTTGAAGACTAGCTGTTAG
- the hpgd gene encoding 15-hydroxyprostaglandin dehydrogenase [NAD(+)] has translation MPKLPHDMVHKAQCCADEASGMALRGKVALVTGGAQGIGRAVAETLLENQAKVSLVDLNQSVGEKCKKDLDQQYGEDNCIFIQCDVTDQGRLQEAFQSTVERFGRLDIVINNAGINNEKNWEKTIEVNLTSVIKGTYLALDHMSKEYGKEGGVIINVSSMAAFLHSPHQPVYTATKHGVIGFSRALADASEQGHYGVRINTLCPAFVDTQLLRTVEHEENMGKFVKFKDEFKQRMDKFGVLKPSLIAEGMMRIITDESLNGAVMKITCSKGIHFHTYEPLSA, from the exons ATGCCGAAACTTCCCCACGACATGGTACATAAAGCGCAGTGCTGCGCCGATGAGGCGTCCGGCATGGCGCTGCGAGGTAAAGTGGCGCTGGTCACCGGTGGAGCGCAGGGGATCGGAAGAGCCGTTGCAGAAACCCTTCTGGAAAACCAAGCGAAG GTTTCGCTTGTAGATCTAAATCAGTCCGTCGGGGAGAAGTGCAAGAAAGATTTGGATCAACAGTACGGTGAAGACAACTGTATCTTCATCCAGTGTGACGTGACAGACCAAGGAAGACTGCAAG AAGCCTTTCAAAGCACAGTTGAGAGGTTTGGAAGACTGGATATTGTGATCAACAATGCTGGAATTAACAATGAGAAGAATTGGGAGAAGACCATCGAAGTGAACCTT ACGTCTGTTATAAAGGGCACATATTTAGCACTGGACCACATGAGTAAAGAGTATGGAAAGGAAGGAGGTGTTATCATCAACGTGTCATCAATGGCAG CATTCCTGCATTCTCCCCACCAGCCTGTGTACACAGCCACCAAGCACGGTGTGATCGGCTTCTCCAGAGCCTTGGCT GACGCGTCCGAGCAAGGACACTACGGCGTGAGGATCAACACCTTGTGCCCGGCTTTCGTGGACACCCAGCTGCTCCGCACCGTCGAGCACGAGGAGAACATGGGCAAGTTCGTCAAGTTCAAAGATGAGTTCAAGCAGAGGATGGACAAGTTCGGTGTTCTGAA gcctTCTCTGATCGCCGAGGGCATGATGCGCATTATAACAGACGAAAGCCTGAATGGAGCTGTGATGAAGATCACCTGCTCTAAAGGGATCCATTTCCACACGTACGAGCCTCTCTCTGCCTGA